A DNA window from Onthophagus taurus isolate NC chromosome 1, IU_Otau_3.0, whole genome shotgun sequence contains the following coding sequences:
- the LOC111419017 gene encoding uncharacterized protein MCAP_0864-like, protein MDKKIGENKQCELTRMNVEQEKVVASTSCEIEAVQEIVGESNLISKENEGELVDIESFSMASTANVLSLVNRAIKDLINCKTKFDVKLSTTELKLEEATKHSEILQNRIDELNQDVGEMESRRALQNIDIEMLKEDFKNVPEVIKVLNEKCEEVAVRLNEAFDRKRRFDEEMRKLDLEESLMKTHYQEKKEILQRKLEEKKESVEKNRKMRQETLDEQKRLLIEAKNALKEKRDEKNKILSRIEDKKKNLDDMELKKSDLEDKKRGLIEVKEKVNLKNEDLKLKLESFKNELEINKNMLKESLETLNETNKVYDESKKRLDEEKNKNVELTNIVINNKEQLETLKIEGQKQLSQLKETCESYSNQIESLKVNLENVKDENETLNQKISTSKTTLTELHENISSNKLILDDLKAKAYTDSELFASALADLEINKHQLTELTNLLEDLQNTHATLKQQYETKKHKFDLMENVKKELKETEDFTTNLYKEKERFYKENKEKLQNDFETFMSEQDALINNEEKILEEKNVELKNLENRIEEINTKALLKKQYADQTYEKCNEIERENVHLSSVLNRMKMEVVNPRRDVARSNQPMQRGILKSPNENVGGGGKKVTFEPALGNASVTSQDSFDQMFKQFLDTDNVEEPKPAGELVDLTAVSPPQKDN, encoded by the exons ATGGATAAGAAAATCGGGGAAAATAAGCAATGCGAGTTAACCCGCATGAATGTAGAGCAAGAAAAGGTGGTCGCGAGTACTTCTTGCGAAATTGAAGCGGTTCAAGAAATCGTCGGGGAATCTAACCTCATTTCTAAAGAAAACGAAGGTGAACTCGTTGATATTGAAAGTTTTTCGATGGCTTCTACTGCAAATGTATTGTCTCTTGTAAACAGAGCgattaaagatttaattaattgtaag acGAAATTCGACGTAAAATTATCAACGACTGAATTAAAACTGGAAGAAGCCACCAAACACTCCGAAATTCTTCAAAATCGTATTGATGAGCTTAATCAAGATGTTGGCGAGATGGAATCACGTCGTGCTTTACAAAATATCGATATTGAAATGCTCAAGgaagattttaaaaacgtCCCGGAGGTGATAAAAGTTCTTAACGAAAAATGTGAAGAGGTTGCGGTACGTTTAAACGAAGCTTTTGATAGGAAAAGACGTTTTGATGAAGAAATGCGTAAACTAGATCTTGAAGAGAGCTTAATGAAGACGCACTATCAAGAGAAAAAGGAAATATTACAAAGAAAACTTGAGGAAAAGAAGGAAAGTGTTGAGAAAAATCGAAAGATGCGACAAGAAACTTTAGATGAACAAAAACGTTTATTAATTGAGGCTAAAAATGCTCTTAAAGAAAAACGGgatgaaaagaataaaattttgagtcgtattgaagataaaaaaaagaatcttgATGATATGGAGTTAAAAAAGTCTGATTTGGAAGATAAAAAGAGGGGGTTaattgaggttaaagaaaaagttaatttaaaaaatgaagatttaaagttgaaattggaatcatttaaaaatgaattagaaataaataaaaatatgttaaaagaGTCGTTAGAAACTCTCAATGAAACTAATAAAGTTTATGATGAATCAAAAAAGCGATTAGatgaggaaaaaaataaaaatgttgaactcACAAATAtagttataaacaataaagaaCAATTAGAAACCCTTAAAATTGAAGGGCAAAAACAATTAAGTCAATTAAAAGAAACTTGCGAATCTTATTCGAACCAAATTGAATCATTAAAAGTAAAccttgaaaatgtaaaagatgaaaatgaaactttaaatcaaaaaatatccacTTCCAAAACTACTTTAACCGAATTACACGAAAACATTTCTTCCAACAAATTAATTCTTGACGATCTCAAAGCTAAAGCTTACACTGATTCGGAACTTTTCGCCTCAGCTCTAGCTGAcctagaaataaataaacaccAATTAACCGAGTTAACCAATTTACTCGAAGATTTACAAAACACCCACGCAACTCTTAAACAACAGTACGAAAccaaaaaacacaaatttgaTCTCatggaaaatgttaaaaaggaattaaaagaaaccGAAGATTTCACCACGAATCtatacaaagaaaaagaacGATTTTACAAagagaataaagaaaaattacaaaatgattttgaaacttttatgTCTGAACAAGATgcgttaattaataatgaggAGAAAATTTTGGAAGAGAAAAATGtggaattgaaaaatttggaaaataggaTTGAGGAGATTAATACTAAGGCTCTTTTAAAGAAACAATACGCAGACCAAACTTACGAGAAATGTAACGAAATTGAGAGAGAGAATGTGCATTTATCGTCGGTTTTGAATAGGATGAAAATGGAGGTTGTAAATCCGCGAAGAGATGTAGCGCGGTCAAACCAACCGATGCAAAGAGGGATTTTGAAGAGTCCTAATGAAAATGTTGGGGGTGGTGGGAAAAAAGTTACTTTTGAGCCTGCGTTAGGGAATGCTTCTGTTACCAGTCAAGATAGTTTTGATCAGATGTTTAAGCAGTTTTTAGATACTGATAATGTTGAAGAACCTAAACCGGCTGgg GAGTTGGTTGATTTAACAGCAGTTTCACCTCCacaaaaagataattaa